In one Acidobacteriota bacterium genomic region, the following are encoded:
- the aroA gene encoding 3-phosphoshikimate 1-carboxyvinyltransferase, with the protein MPDPRHIPTFDHRLQGRCDAPASKSATHRALVLAALSDGVSFIEKPLDAEDSQVTREGLGLLGIRSKIVDDGWEVYGTGGRIPGGANIELRESGTSCRFLTAVAALGQRPSRLDGAPRLRQRPLAALTEALTALGARCESDGGDGLPLRIGGAPLRGRRIALPASPSSQFVSALLMIGGLLPDGLHLTLARPWVSRGYVDMTMEMLESCGADVERSGTVFQVAPGALSPRRWVVEGDYSSASYFLAAGAILGTIQVDGLRQDSHQPDAVLLDVLRQMGCTVDHHDETVRVVSPNRLKAIERDLTDAPDVAPTVAALAIFAEGETRLTGLGHLRVKESDRLHALADNLTRMGVTARVEGDALSIHSRSDRVHGAVIETRGDHRIAMAFAIAGLRIPGVVLDDGDCVAKSYPGFWRALSGLLELE; encoded by the coding sequence ATGCCGGACCCCCGTCACATTCCAACGTTCGACCATCGTCTTCAGGGACGTTGCGACGCTCCGGCCTCCAAGAGCGCGACACACAGAGCGCTCGTGCTCGCGGCCCTGTCGGATGGGGTGAGCTTCATCGAAAAGCCGCTGGATGCCGAGGACAGCCAGGTGACGCGAGAGGGCCTCGGGCTGCTGGGAATTCGCAGCAAGATCGTCGACGACGGTTGGGAAGTTTACGGAACCGGCGGGCGGATCCCCGGTGGAGCGAACATCGAACTGCGAGAGTCCGGGACTTCGTGCCGGTTCCTGACGGCGGTCGCGGCACTGGGACAGCGCCCCAGCCGACTCGATGGAGCCCCCAGGCTGCGGCAGCGTCCCCTGGCCGCACTGACCGAGGCCCTGACCGCGCTGGGAGCCCGATGCGAGTCGGACGGGGGAGACGGGCTACCGCTGCGCATCGGCGGAGCCCCGCTCCGCGGGAGACGCATCGCCCTGCCCGCGTCGCCGAGCAGCCAGTTCGTCAGTGCGCTCCTGATGATCGGCGGCCTCCTGCCCGACGGACTGCATCTGACCCTGGCGCGCCCATGGGTCTCCCGCGGCTACGTCGACATGACGATGGAAATGCTGGAGTCGTGCGGGGCTGATGTCGAACGCTCAGGCACCGTGTTTCAAGTCGCCCCGGGAGCCCTCTCCCCGCGCCGCTGGGTCGTGGAGGGGGACTACTCATCGGCCTCGTACTTTCTGGCCGCGGGGGCGATTCTTGGCACGATCCAGGTGGACGGGTTGCGACAAGATTCTCACCAACCCGATGCGGTTCTACTGGACGTCCTTCGCCAGATGGGTTGCACGGTTGACCATCACGACGAGACGGTTCGGGTCGTTAGCCCGAACCGCCTGAAGGCGATCGAGCGGGACTTGACGGACGCCCCCGACGTCGCGCCCACCGTCGCCGCGCTCGCGATCTTCGCCGAGGGAGAGACAAGACTGACGGGTCTGGGCCACCTGCGGGTGAAGGAGTCGGATCGTCTGCACGCGCTCGCGGACAATCTAACGCGAATGGGAGTCACGGCCCGCGTAGAGGGTGATGCGTTGTCCATCCACTCGAGATCGGATCGGGTTCACGGCGCCGTCATCGAGACGAGAGGTGACCACCGCATCGCGATGGCGTTTGCCATCGCAGGGCTCCGGATTCCCGGCGTCGTACTGGATGACGGCGACTGTGTCGCCAAGTCCTATCCCGGGTTCTGGCGAGCGCTCAGCGGGCTACTAGAACTGGAATGA
- a CDS encoding Rieske 2Fe-2S domain-containing protein produces MNEWVDVGPVDEFPAGRGRAVDVDGTRVAVFRMPDGWYAIRDACPHSGASLADGKLKGLMVTCFWHGWQFHIGTGKTPDHSNFCARVYGIGVAEGRVRLRPPDEPKPEPKEDDWVKWDDSFLKKPD; encoded by the coding sequence ATGAACGAGTGGGTCGATGTCGGGCCGGTTGACGAGTTCCCCGCAGGGCGGGGGCGCGCAGTCGATGTCGATGGAACACGGGTCGCCGTGTTTCGCATGCCCGACGGTTGGTACGCGATCCGCGATGCTTGTCCTCATAGTGGCGCATCCCTGGCCGACGGAAAGCTCAAGGGTCTGATGGTCACCTGCTTCTGGCACGGCTGGCAATTCCACATCGGCACCGGCAAGACACCCGATCACAGCAATTTCTGTGCTCGGGTCTACGGGATCGGCGTGGCGGAGGGACGTGTCCGCTTGCGGCCACCGGACGAACCGAAGCCGGAGCCCAAAGAAGACGATTGGGTCAAGTGGGACGATTCGTTCTTGAAGAAGCCGGACTAG
- a CDS encoding tetratricopeptide repeat protein has translation MRFYSTGNGVIRRSFVFACVIVAITFGSSVVAERKLGKVNRFAADMAEGGNWREAQYRWAALERDHPDNPRLLGNLAVAAEAVGERDKAFDYYERALVGDLADPRLLRNFEEFSGFWSRTLEDETGEAFKARLAGIRLPKPRGRKKANAQRVEVGLPVPPRLKLEGTESILVISFLTDEMMFLDVNREIVRYLRSELRKNTRLSVLEITPAPAVPEQTIEDLIANDGFWKFVAREFDADIVVSGQIGYMREDVSGFREVDRTNPNTGQKVRRTEFVDQEEFGFGLDLLFMNGKDGSLLIRDKVRRKIRYTGSQNDPITAFYEMSESMTGDILSIVNTQRRPSARFIFRD, from the coding sequence ATGCGCTTCTATTCTACGGGCAACGGCGTGATACGCCGTTCGTTCGTTTTTGCCTGTGTCATTGTTGCGATCACATTCGGGTCGTCGGTGGTCGCGGAGCGCAAGCTCGGCAAGGTCAATCGCTTCGCGGCCGATATGGCCGAGGGCGGCAACTGGCGCGAGGCCCAGTACCGCTGGGCGGCCCTGGAGCGCGACCACCCGGACAACCCGCGGCTGCTCGGAAACCTCGCCGTGGCTGCCGAGGCCGTCGGCGAGCGGGACAAGGCGTTCGACTACTACGAGCGCGCACTCGTCGGCGATCTCGCCGACCCCCGTCTCCTACGGAACTTTGAAGAGTTCTCAGGATTCTGGAGCCGGACGCTCGAGGACGAGACCGGTGAGGCGTTCAAGGCCCGGCTGGCAGGCATCCGATTGCCGAAACCGCGCGGTCGCAAGAAGGCGAATGCCCAGCGTGTGGAAGTCGGTCTCCCGGTCCCTCCACGACTGAAACTAGAAGGCACGGAATCGATTCTCGTCATCAGCTTCCTGACCGACGAGATGATGTTCCTGGACGTCAATCGAGAGATCGTTCGCTACCTCCGAAGTGAGCTGCGGAAGAACACACGACTCAGCGTTCTCGAGATCACACCGGCGCCTGCTGTGCCGGAACAAACCATCGAGGACCTGATTGCCAACGACGGTTTCTGGAAGTTCGTCGCCCGCGAATTTGACGCGGATATTGTCGTCTCCGGACAGATCGGTTACATGCGTGAGGACGTCTCGGGTTTCCGTGAAGTTGACCGTACCAATCCCAACACCGGTCAGAAGGTTCGGCGTACCGAGTTCGTCGATCAAGAAGAGTTCGGATTTGGACTCGATCTCTTGTTCATGAACGGGAAAGACGGATCTCTCCTGATCCGCGATAAAGTCCGTCGCAAGATCCGCTATACGGGAAGTCAGAATGACCCGATCACGGCGTTCTATGAGATGAGCGAATCGATGACCGGAGATATTCTTTCAATCGTCAATACACAACGCCGGCCTTCCGCGCGTTTCATCTTCAGAGACTAG